The Phoenix dactylifera cultivar Barhee BC4 chromosome 9, palm_55x_up_171113_PBpolish2nd_filt_p, whole genome shotgun sequence genome window below encodes:
- the LOC120111920 gene encoding histone-lysine N-methyltransferase SETD1A-like, with protein sequence MATPTPTPTPTLHIKSAARKLPIKRKPSSDPNPTHDSVPLAPKLEPDAPLPALPSDNGYDYDDDDDDDAEDDDESEYGPASSAAGVEGGPGGAAAAGDLRSPPFKFHRIWSESDEIRFLQGLLGCWSQGMVFPRDLNLFYDRFSESMPQPYTRSQLSEKLRRLRKKFRIMSGRIARGQDPSRLAPHDRDLLHLCTRLWHPSYASSSPFSAPDAAAPGSGGNKRRRPNPRAPSGRSRAEAPPTPQLSLPPPPPPALPSLPAPPTPPRALPAEATPPPPPPLPLSVPSANKKSHFDDANLVDVHPVLVKEEPLPTNSDVSGKEGPGHLVARTILDVFDGCLKELQATLAQQGLHDRPDCDLTSVSEESELLRRWREQRVAEMDVLARRLRLVLENAVRN encoded by the coding sequence ATGGCCACCCCGACCCCGACCCCGACCCCAACCCTCCACATCAAGTCGGCCGCTCGCAAACTCCCCATCAAGCGAAAGCCCTCTTCTGACCCCAACCCCACCCACGACTCCGTCCCCCTCGCCCCCAAGCTCGAACCCGATGCCCCCCTCCCCGCCCTCCCCTCCGACAACGGCTACGActacgacgacgacgacgacgatgacGCCGAAGACGACGATGAATCCGAATACGGACCGGCCTCCTCCGCGGCCGGCGTCGAAGGCGGCCCCGGGGGCGCTGCGGCAGCCGGCGATCTGCGCTCCCCTCCCTTCAAGTTCCACCGGATTTGGTCCGAGTCCGACGAGATCCGCTTCCTTCAGGGCCTCCTCGGTTGCTGGTCCCAGGGCATGGTCTTCCCTCGCGACCTGAATCTTTTCTATGATCGTTTCTCGGAGTCGATGCCCCAGCCGTACACCCGATCCCAGCTCTCCGAGAAGCTCCGCCGTCTCCGCAAGAAGTTCCGTATCATGTCCGGCCGCATCGCCCGCGGCCAGGACCCTTCCCGCCTCGCTCCGCATGACCGCGACCTCCTCCACCTCTGCACCCGCCTCTGGCACCCTTCCTacgcctcctcctctcccttctcCGCTCCCGATGCCGCCGCCCCCGGCAGCGGAGGCAACAAGCGCCGCCGCCCCAACCCCCGCGCCCCATCCGGCCGTTCCCGCGCCGAGGCTCCCCCTACCCCCCAGCTTtcactccctccccctcccccgccCGCCCTTCCCTCCCTCCCCGCGCCTCCCACTCCCCCGCGCGCCCTCCCCGCCGAAGCCacgcctccccctccccctccccttcccCTTTCCGTCCCCTCTGCCAACAAAAAGAGCCACTTTGACGATGCAAATCTGGTCGATGTTCACCCTGTGCTCGTAAAGGAGGAGCCTTTGCCGACAAACAGCGATGTTTCTGGCAAGGAGGGGCCTGGACATCTGGTGGCGAGAACCATCTTGGATGTGTTTGATGGGTGCCTGAAGGAGCTGCAGGCGACTCTGGCCCAGCAGGGGCTGCATGACCGCCCGGACTGCGATTTGACGTCTGTTTCTGAAGAGAGCGAGTTGTTGAGGAGGTGGCGGGAGCAGCGGGTTGCGGAGATGGACGTCCTGGCCCGGCGCTTGAGGTTGGTTCTTGAGAATGCGGTCAGGAACTGA
- the LOC103700876 gene encoding myosin-binding protein 3-like isoform X1: MAANKFATMLHKNTNRMAVILVYTLLEWILIALLLLNGLFSYLIGKFADFFGLKAPCLFCSRVDHLFEPGRGRSAYDGLLCEAHAAEVSRLGYCSNHRRLAEASDMCEDCLSARPAEADQAVALLTWMKRSDEGEKDLRCSCCGVILESGFYSPYLLLKPSSWGVLDYPQKGNLVEEIAEDRERTDKDTIFDQERDKVTFFDQESVEEEKMALWDGGDTTDEREKKEDDMGALISEPEAEQEQEGEALIQFSETCLLDEDASLEVLTRRVEKVTDEERLFPLELIDSITTKSSILYKIDGEDDRELGNDAVEENARAFESRSIAEGKLALASAMEKADTVEMCSLPPAGEPGGDFLPDHQQCAVPQEITAPVSPQDSVDAEVEASVALEDSSGPQASEEDTELVGMEANCEIWRGSELCDQEHVDQAHFHELIPLSVSLEDQHSESYNEATGKDQATETGPVVTIAQSVERLSMSAELNEVEEERALETPTYIDGIHGLHKRFVFERREFGTESVDGSVASEIEGSEPLTIDRLKSALKAERKALSALYAELEEERSASAIAANQTMAMITRLQGERAAMQMEALQYQRMMEEQSEYDQEALQLLNELMMKREKEKQDLEKELEVYRKKVLLYEAKERRRLVRSNYTSVRSGTSSASSSAEDSDDLSFDFHEGDECTYRLNESNQNTPTDAIFSSGTDQDTAKHLITLDETLVYFEEERLSILDQLKALEEKLFSLDDEVSDNVKAMEHFSEENGHAPNGNYESLGDEAHDVLNGFSDDLDTKDKHHCEQRSTGCRRKRLLPLFDAANVENEGELCTRQEVTDASTDSMSKLPKEQMKLAIAEEVDNVYERLQALEADREFLKHCISSLKKGDKGMDLLQEILQHLRDLRSVELRVKNADDALALL, translated from the exons ATGGCTGCTAACAAGTTTGCAACCATGCTTCACAAGAACACCAACAGGATGGCAGTGATTCTCGTGTATACCCTCCTGGAGTGGATCTTAAtagccctcctcctcctcaacgGTTTGTTTTCTTATCTGATCGGCAAGTTTGCCGACTTCTTCGGCCTGAAGGCCCCTTGCCTCTTTTGCTCGCGGGTCGACCACCTCTTCGAGCCCGGCCGGGGCCGGAGCGCCTACGACGGCCTCCTCTGCGAAGCCCACGCCGCCGAGGTCTCCCGGCTGGGCTACTGCTCCAACCACCGGCGGCTCGCCGAGGCCAGCGACATGTGTGAGGACTGCTTGTCGGCGCGGCCGGCGGAGGCGGATCAGGCGGTGGCGCTGCTGACGTGGATGAAGAGGAGCGACGAAGGGGAGAAGGATCTGAGGTGCTCTTGCTGCGGTGTCATCTTGGAGAGCGGGTTCTACTCGCCGTATTTGCTCCTAAAGCCTTCTTCTTGGGGGGTCCTGGATTATCCTCAGAAGGGGAATTTGGTGGAGGAGATAGCAGAGGATCGCGAAAGGACCGATAAAGATACGATCTTTGATCAAGAAAGAGATAAAGTTacgttctttgatcaagaaagtgtggaggaggagaagatggcGTTGTGGGATGGTGGCGATACAACTgatgagagggagaagaaggaggatgaTATGGGTGCTCTCATTTCAGAACCAGAGGCAGAGCAAGAGCAAGAAGGCGAGGCTCTAATTCAGTTCTCCGAGACATGCCTTTTGGATGAAGATGCTTCTTTGGAGGTCCTGACTCGGCGCGTGGAAAAGGTAACAGATGAGGAGCGGCTGTTTCCGTTGGAATTGATCGACTCCATTACTACGAAGAGCTCTATTTTGTATAAGATTGATGGAGAAGATGACAGAGAGCTTGGGAATGATGCAGTAGAGGAAAATGCCAGGGCTTTTGAAAGCAGAAGCATTGCAGAAGGAAAACTGGCATTGGCTTCAGCTATGGAAAAGGCCGATACCGTTGAGATGTGTTCTTTACCTCCTGCCGGGGAGCCCGGAGGGGATTTTTTGCCGGATCATCAGCAGTGTGCTGTTCCTCAAGAAATTACAGCTCCAGTGAGTCCGCAAGACAGTGTTGATGCTGAAGTGGAGGCATCGGTAGCTCTCGAAGATTCTTCTGGACCACAGG CTTCTGAAGAAGATACTGAGCTGGTCGGCATGGAGGCTAAttgtgagatatggagaggaagtGAATTATGTGACCAGGAGCATGTTGATCAGGCCCATTTTCATGAACTAATTCCTCTGTCAGTGAGCTTGGAAGATCAACACTCAGAAAGCTACAATGAAGCCACTGGTAAAGACCAAG CAACTGAAACTGGACCAGTGGTTACCATTGCACAGAGTGTAGAACGCCTGTCTATGTCTGCAGAGCTTAATGAGGTTGAAGAGGAGAGAGCACTGGAGACGCCAACTTATATCGATGGTATTCATGGTTTACATAAGAGGTTTGTGTTTGAAAGGAGAGAATTTGGGACCGAGTCTGTAGATGGAAGTGTTGCCAGTGAGATTGAAGGAAGCGAACCATTGACTATAGATCGTCTTAAATCTGCTCTGAAAGCAGAACGCAAGGCCCTGAGTGCATTATATGCTGAATTAGAGGAAGAGAGGAGTGCTTCCGCCATAGCTGCAAACCAAACTATGGCGATgataactaggcttcaaggagAGAGAGCTGCAATGCAGATGGAAGCGTTGCAGTACCAAAGGATGATGGAAGAACAATCAGAGTATGATCAGGAAGCTTTGCAACTTCTGAATGAGCTGATGATGAAAAGGGAGAAGGAGAAACAAGATTTAGAGAAGGAACTGGAGGTTTATCGGAAGAAGGTTCTTCTTTATGAAGCCAAGGAGAGAAGAAGGCTTGTGAGGAGTAATTACACCAGTGTCAGGAGTGGAacatcttctgcttcttcgagtGCTGAAGATAGTGATGACCTCTCATTCGATTTCCATGAAGGAGATGAGTGCACCTACCGCCTTAATGAAAGCAATCAAAACACTCCCACTGATGCTATTTTCAGTTCTGGGACAGATCAAGACACTGCAAAGCATCTAATTACGCTTGATGAAACCTTGGTTTATTTTGAGGAAGAGAGGCTCTCCATACTAGATCAGCTCAAGGCACTGGAGGAGAAACTTTTCTCCTTGGATGATGAAGTCTCTGATAATGTAAAAGCTATGGAGCATTTCTCAGAAGAAAATGGGCATGCGCCAAATGGGAATTATGAATCCTTAGGTGATGAGGCACATGATGTCCTGAATGGTTTCTCTGATGATTTGGATACAAAGGATAAGCATCACTGTGAACAGAGGAGCACGGGTTGTCGAAGAAAGaggcttcttcctctctttgatGCAGCTAATGTGGAAAATGAAGGTGAGCTGTGCACCAGGCAGGAAGTGACTGATGCTTCAACTGATTCTATGTCCAAGCTTCCAAAAGAGCAGATGAAGCTTGCAATTGCAGAGGAGGTTGACAATGTCTATGAGAGGCTACAAGCTCTCGAGGCAGATAGAGAATTTCTCAAGCATTGTATCAGCTCATTGAAGAAAGGAGATAAGGGAATGGATCTTCTTCAAGAGATTTTACAACATCTTCGTGATCTGAGGAGTGTGGAGCTTCGAGTCAAGAATGCGGATGATGCTCTTGCTCTGCTATGA
- the LOC103700876 gene encoding myosin-binding protein 3-like isoform X2, giving the protein MAANKFATMLHKNTNRMAVILVYTLLEWILIALLLLNGLFSYLIGKFADFFGLKAPCLFCSRVDHLFEPGRGRSAYDGLLCEAHAAEVSRLGYCSNHRRLAEASDMCEDCLSARPAEADQAVALLTWMKRSDEGEKDLRCSCCGVILESGFYSPYLLLKPSSWGVLDYPQKGNLVEEIAEDRERTDKDTIFDQERDKVTFFDQESVEEEKMALWDGGDTTDEREKKEDDMGALISEPEAEQEQEGEALIQFSETCLLDEDASLEVLTRRVEKVTDEERLFPLELIDSITTKSSILYKIDGEDDRELGNDAVEENARAFESRSIAEGKLALASAMEKADTVEMCSLPPAGEPGGDFLPDHQQCAVPQEITAPVSPQDSVDAEVEASVALEDSSGPQASEEDTELVGMEANCEIWRGSELCDQEHVDQAHFHELIPLSVSLEDQHSESYNEATATETGPVVTIAQSVERLSMSAELNEVEEERALETPTYIDGIHGLHKRFVFERREFGTESVDGSVASEIEGSEPLTIDRLKSALKAERKALSALYAELEEERSASAIAANQTMAMITRLQGERAAMQMEALQYQRMMEEQSEYDQEALQLLNELMMKREKEKQDLEKELEVYRKKVLLYEAKERRRLVRSNYTSVRSGTSSASSSAEDSDDLSFDFHEGDECTYRLNESNQNTPTDAIFSSGTDQDTAKHLITLDETLVYFEEERLSILDQLKALEEKLFSLDDEVSDNVKAMEHFSEENGHAPNGNYESLGDEAHDVLNGFSDDLDTKDKHHCEQRSTGCRRKRLLPLFDAANVENEGELCTRQEVTDASTDSMSKLPKEQMKLAIAEEVDNVYERLQALEADREFLKHCISSLKKGDKGMDLLQEILQHLRDLRSVELRVKNADDALALL; this is encoded by the exons ATGGCTGCTAACAAGTTTGCAACCATGCTTCACAAGAACACCAACAGGATGGCAGTGATTCTCGTGTATACCCTCCTGGAGTGGATCTTAAtagccctcctcctcctcaacgGTTTGTTTTCTTATCTGATCGGCAAGTTTGCCGACTTCTTCGGCCTGAAGGCCCCTTGCCTCTTTTGCTCGCGGGTCGACCACCTCTTCGAGCCCGGCCGGGGCCGGAGCGCCTACGACGGCCTCCTCTGCGAAGCCCACGCCGCCGAGGTCTCCCGGCTGGGCTACTGCTCCAACCACCGGCGGCTCGCCGAGGCCAGCGACATGTGTGAGGACTGCTTGTCGGCGCGGCCGGCGGAGGCGGATCAGGCGGTGGCGCTGCTGACGTGGATGAAGAGGAGCGACGAAGGGGAGAAGGATCTGAGGTGCTCTTGCTGCGGTGTCATCTTGGAGAGCGGGTTCTACTCGCCGTATTTGCTCCTAAAGCCTTCTTCTTGGGGGGTCCTGGATTATCCTCAGAAGGGGAATTTGGTGGAGGAGATAGCAGAGGATCGCGAAAGGACCGATAAAGATACGATCTTTGATCAAGAAAGAGATAAAGTTacgttctttgatcaagaaagtgtggaggaggagaagatggcGTTGTGGGATGGTGGCGATACAACTgatgagagggagaagaaggaggatgaTATGGGTGCTCTCATTTCAGAACCAGAGGCAGAGCAAGAGCAAGAAGGCGAGGCTCTAATTCAGTTCTCCGAGACATGCCTTTTGGATGAAGATGCTTCTTTGGAGGTCCTGACTCGGCGCGTGGAAAAGGTAACAGATGAGGAGCGGCTGTTTCCGTTGGAATTGATCGACTCCATTACTACGAAGAGCTCTATTTTGTATAAGATTGATGGAGAAGATGACAGAGAGCTTGGGAATGATGCAGTAGAGGAAAATGCCAGGGCTTTTGAAAGCAGAAGCATTGCAGAAGGAAAACTGGCATTGGCTTCAGCTATGGAAAAGGCCGATACCGTTGAGATGTGTTCTTTACCTCCTGCCGGGGAGCCCGGAGGGGATTTTTTGCCGGATCATCAGCAGTGTGCTGTTCCTCAAGAAATTACAGCTCCAGTGAGTCCGCAAGACAGTGTTGATGCTGAAGTGGAGGCATCGGTAGCTCTCGAAGATTCTTCTGGACCACAGG CTTCTGAAGAAGATACTGAGCTGGTCGGCATGGAGGCTAAttgtgagatatggagaggaagtGAATTATGTGACCAGGAGCATGTTGATCAGGCCCATTTTCATGAACTAATTCCTCTGTCAGTGAGCTTGGAAGATCAACACTCAGAAAGCTACAATGAAGCCACTG CAACTGAAACTGGACCAGTGGTTACCATTGCACAGAGTGTAGAACGCCTGTCTATGTCTGCAGAGCTTAATGAGGTTGAAGAGGAGAGAGCACTGGAGACGCCAACTTATATCGATGGTATTCATGGTTTACATAAGAGGTTTGTGTTTGAAAGGAGAGAATTTGGGACCGAGTCTGTAGATGGAAGTGTTGCCAGTGAGATTGAAGGAAGCGAACCATTGACTATAGATCGTCTTAAATCTGCTCTGAAAGCAGAACGCAAGGCCCTGAGTGCATTATATGCTGAATTAGAGGAAGAGAGGAGTGCTTCCGCCATAGCTGCAAACCAAACTATGGCGATgataactaggcttcaaggagAGAGAGCTGCAATGCAGATGGAAGCGTTGCAGTACCAAAGGATGATGGAAGAACAATCAGAGTATGATCAGGAAGCTTTGCAACTTCTGAATGAGCTGATGATGAAAAGGGAGAAGGAGAAACAAGATTTAGAGAAGGAACTGGAGGTTTATCGGAAGAAGGTTCTTCTTTATGAAGCCAAGGAGAGAAGAAGGCTTGTGAGGAGTAATTACACCAGTGTCAGGAGTGGAacatcttctgcttcttcgagtGCTGAAGATAGTGATGACCTCTCATTCGATTTCCATGAAGGAGATGAGTGCACCTACCGCCTTAATGAAAGCAATCAAAACACTCCCACTGATGCTATTTTCAGTTCTGGGACAGATCAAGACACTGCAAAGCATCTAATTACGCTTGATGAAACCTTGGTTTATTTTGAGGAAGAGAGGCTCTCCATACTAGATCAGCTCAAGGCACTGGAGGAGAAACTTTTCTCCTTGGATGATGAAGTCTCTGATAATGTAAAAGCTATGGAGCATTTCTCAGAAGAAAATGGGCATGCGCCAAATGGGAATTATGAATCCTTAGGTGATGAGGCACATGATGTCCTGAATGGTTTCTCTGATGATTTGGATACAAAGGATAAGCATCACTGTGAACAGAGGAGCACGGGTTGTCGAAGAAAGaggcttcttcctctctttgatGCAGCTAATGTGGAAAATGAAGGTGAGCTGTGCACCAGGCAGGAAGTGACTGATGCTTCAACTGATTCTATGTCCAAGCTTCCAAAAGAGCAGATGAAGCTTGCAATTGCAGAGGAGGTTGACAATGTCTATGAGAGGCTACAAGCTCTCGAGGCAGATAGAGAATTTCTCAAGCATTGTATCAGCTCATTGAAGAAAGGAGATAAGGGAATGGATCTTCTTCAAGAGATTTTACAACATCTTCGTGATCTGAGGAGTGTGGAGCTTCGAGTCAAGAATGCGGATGATGCTCTTGCTCTGCTATGA